In Halorubellus sp. JP-L1, one DNA window encodes the following:
- a CDS encoding Rossmann fold nucleotide-binding protein — MRVSVIGGGSVGADDHEVAREVGRLLGEQEFDLVCGGRGGVMAAACEGAESAGATTIGILPGEDRDAANEHVDVVIATGLGHARNALVPLNGDAVVAIDGSHGTLSELGFAGVYDRPVAGLGTHDVDGAYAAESPADAVEYVADALDA, encoded by the coding sequence ATGCGAGTGAGCGTCATCGGTGGCGGGAGCGTCGGCGCGGACGACCACGAGGTTGCACGCGAGGTCGGCCGTCTCCTCGGCGAGCAGGAGTTCGACCTCGTCTGTGGCGGTCGTGGCGGCGTCATGGCCGCGGCCTGCGAGGGCGCAGAATCCGCGGGGGCGACGACCATCGGTATCCTCCCCGGCGAGGACCGCGACGCCGCGAACGAGCACGTCGACGTCGTGATAGCGACGGGACTGGGCCACGCGCGGAACGCGCTCGTCCCCCTGAACGGCGACGCCGTGGTAGCCATCGACGGCAGCCACGGCACCCTCAGCGAACTCGGGTTCGCGGGCGTCTACGACCGCCCGGTCGCAGGTCTCGGAACGCACGACGTCGATGGCGCGTACGCCGCCGAATCGCCCGCGGACGCGGTCGAGTACGTCGCCGACGCGCTCGACGCGTAG